One window of Nostoc sp. UHCC 0926 genomic DNA carries:
- a CDS encoding ParA family protein, which yields MSKVIAVFNQSGGVSKTTLTMNLGYHLAQSQQSVLLVDMDPQASLTTFMGLEPSELGKTVYEAILGEEPLPIHQNIHGMDMAPANINLSGAELELVVADMRDIRLKEALEPVIAQYQFILIDCPPSLGILSYISLVAATHVLIPIQTEYKALKGTELLLTTIARVRSRANRKLQIAGVVPTMYDNRTGQGSQSLQSITNFLSKIGTIYPAIPRSVAFADAAQEHIPLALYNFKHPSVTILKQIAQSLETLP from the coding sequence ATGAGCAAAGTCATTGCAGTTTTTAATCAGTCGGGTGGTGTCAGCAAAACTACTCTGACAATGAATTTAGGCTACCATTTGGCTCAAAGTCAGCAAAGCGTTTTATTAGTGGATATGGACCCCCAGGCTTCACTAACTACTTTTATGGGATTAGAGCCATCTGAACTAGGTAAGACAGTTTATGAAGCTATTCTGGGAGAAGAACCATTACCAATTCATCAGAATATACATGGTATGGATATGGCCCCCGCGAACATCAACTTAAGTGGCGCAGAATTAGAACTTGTTGTCGCAGATATGCGAGATATTCGACTAAAGGAGGCTCTTGAACCAGTTATCGCACAATACCAATTCATTTTAATTGATTGTCCACCAAGTCTCGGTATTCTTAGCTATATTAGCTTGGTAGCAGCCACACACGTACTCATTCCTATTCAAACTGAATATAAAGCTCTAAAAGGAACAGAACTATTGTTAACAACGATTGCGCGTGTCCGTTCTCGGGCAAATCGAAAATTACAGATTGCTGGAGTAGTTCCAACCATGTACGATAACCGAACTGGACAAGGCTCCCAAAGCTTACAGTCAATTACTAATTTTCTATCTAAGATTGGTACCATTTATCCAGCTATTCCTCGATCCGTAGCTTTTGCTGATGCAGCCCAAGAGCATATACCGTTAGCACTTTATAATTTTAAGCATCCATCTGTCACTATTCTCAAACAGATTGCTCAAAGTTTGGAGACGTTGCCATGA